The nucleotide sequence TTCTACGCGTCCATGGTGGCGCGCATGATGATCCTGGCCATCTTCGCCATGAGCCTGGACCTGCTGCAGGGCGTGACCGGCCTGGTGTCGCTGGGCCATGCCGCCTTCTTCGGGCTGGCCGGCTACGCGCTGGCCTTCCTCACGCCGGCCGGCGAGCCGGCCAGCCTGTGGTGGACGCTGCCGGCCGCCGTGGCGGCCGCGGGCCTGGCGGCGCTGGTGATCGGCTTCTTCGTGGTGCGCACCCACGGCATCTACTTCATCATGGTGACCATGGCCTTCGCCCAGATGGTCTTCTACCTGTTCTTCGACAACAAGGCGCTGGGCGGCTCGGACGGCATCTACATCAACTTCAAGCCTCATGCCGCGCTGTTCGACCTGGAGAACCGGCTGGTCTTCTACTACTTCACCCTGGCGGTGCTGGTGGCGGTGTACCTGTTCCTGCGCCGCCTGCTGTGGAGCCCGTTCGGCCGGGTGCTGGCCGGCATCCGCGTCAACGAGCACCGCATGCGTGCCATGGGCTACGGCACCTTCGGCTACAAGCTGGCCGCCTTCACCCTGGCGGGCGCGCTGGCCGGCCTGGCCGGCTACCTGTGGGGCGCGCAGACCGGCTTCATCAACCCCGAGCTGATGGGTTTCCACATGAGCGCGCACGCCATCATGATGGTGATCCTGGGGGGCATGGGCAATTTCGCCGGCGCCATCGTCGGTGCCTTCGCCTTCGAGTACCTGCTGCACCTGTTCAAGGACCTGCCCGACATCGGCGCGTTCCGCGCCGGCAAGCACTGGCAGCTGTGGATGGGCCTGTTCATCGTGGGCGTGGTGCTGTTCGCGCCGCGCGGCCTGCTGGGCCTGGCGGCGGGGCTGCTGCGGCGCAAGGAGGCGGACCATGAGTGAGGTGCTGCTGTCGGCCAGGAACCTCACCAAGCGCTTCGGCGGCCTGGCGGCCGTGAACGAGGTGTCGGTCGACCTCTGGCGCGGCCGCATCCACGCCGTGATCGGCCCCAACGGCGCCGGCAAGTCCACGCTGGCCAATTTGCTGTCCGGCGACCTGGCGCCCACCTCCGGCACCATCACGCTGGGCGAGGCCAACGTCACCGGCTGGAAGCCCGAGAGCGTGTCCAAGGCCGGCCTGGGACGCAGCTACCAGAAGACCAACATCTTCCTGCCCTTCACCGTCTGGGAGAACGTGCGCCTGGCCGCGCAGTCGCGGGCGCCGCATCCGGCGCGCTGGCTGCGCCGCGCCACCTCCTTCGCCGCCACCAACGAGCGGGCGCAGCGGGCGCTGGCGCTGGCCGGCCTGGAGCACCGCAAGGACGCGGTCGCCGGCACCGTCAGCCACGGCGAGCAGCGCCAGCTGGAGATCGCCATGACGCTGGCCACCGAGCCGCGCGTGCTGCTGCTGGACGAGCCGCTGGCCGGCATGGGCACGGTGGAAGCCGAGCGCATGGTCGAGCTGCTGCAGCGGCTGAAGGCCGAGCACGCCGTGATGCTGGTGGAGCACGACATGGACGCGGTGTTCGCCCTGGCCGACCGGCTCACCGTCATGGTCAACGGCCAGGTCATCGCCAGCGGCACGCCGGCGCAGATCCGCGCCGACGCCAACGTGCAGGCGGCGTACCTCGGGGAGGAACACTGACCGTGTCATCCGCCGAACTCCTCATCGACGCCCGCGGCCTGAACACCTACTACGGCCAGAGCCACATCCTGCGCGGCATCGACTTCCAGGTCGGCCGCGGCGAGACCATCGGCCTGATGGGCCGCAACGGCATGGGCAAGAGCACCCTGCTCAAGAGCCTGATGGGCCTGGTCAGGCCGCGCAGCGGCACGGTGCGCATCGCGGGCCGGGACATGGCCGGCTGCGCGCCCTACGAAGTCGCGCAGCGCGGCATCGCCTACGTGCCCGAGGGCCGCGGCATCTTCGGCAACCTCAGCGTGGTCGAGAACCTCAGGATGGCGGCGCGCCCCGGCACGCGCGGGCAACGGGACTGGACCTACGAGCGCGTGCTCGACACCTTCCCGCGGCTGAAGGAGCGCCTGGGCCACGGCGGCCAGCAGCTGTCGGGCGGCGAGCAGCAGATGCTGACCATCGGCCGCGCCCTCATGACCAACCCGGACGTGCTGATCCTGGACGAGGCCACCGAGGGCCTGGCGCCGCTGATCGCGCGCGAGATCTGGCGCATCTGCGGCCTCATCCGCGAGACCGGCATCTCCAGCGTGATCGTGGACAAGAACTGGAAGCAGGTGACCCAGGTGACCGATCGCAACCTCATCCTAGTCAAGGGCGAGGTCGTTTTCTCCGGCACCTCGGCGCAGCTGCGGGCCCAGCCCCAGCTGCTGGAGCAGCACCTGGGCGTGTAGCCGGGGTCAGGCGCGCCTGACAGCGATCGCCGGCGAGGGCCCACGCGCCTTGGCCGGCCCGCATGCGGCAATGCGGCCATGGCTGAAGGCTTCCCCTTTCCCGAACACGGCAGGCGCTACTACGCCCGGACCGAGGGCCTGTCCCAGGGCGTTCGCAGCCTGGCCTACGAACGCGACCGCCAAACCCTGGACATCGAGTTCGCCTCGCGCGAGTCCTACCGCTACCACGGGGTCGAGCCGGAGGAGTTCGTGGCGCTCATGACCTCCGGCTCGCTGGGCATCTACGTCAACCAGCACATCAAGCCGCGGCACCGCTGCGACAAGCTCGGGCGTGCGCCGCGCGCCGACGCCTGAGCGGCGCTAGACGCCTTCGTGCAGCCGCACGAAGGCGCAGAACTCGGCCATCCACCCCTGCAGGAACTGGCGCGTGTCATCCGGGCCGATGCCGCCGTCCGGCGCGAAGAAGCCGGGCTTGTGCTGCAGGTAGCCCTCGGGCTGGCCCAGCGTGGGCACGTCCAAATAGGCCAGGACGGTGCGCAGGTGCTGCTGGGCCACCGCCGTGCCGATGGCGCCCACGCTGATGCCGATGACGCCGCCCGGCTTGCCGGCCCACGCGCTCTGCCCGTAGGGCCGCGAGCCGTGGTCCAGCGCATTCTTGAGCACGCCGGGGATGGAGCGGTTGTACTCGGGCGTGACGAACAGCAGGCCCTGGGCGTGGGCGATCTCGTCCTTCAGCCGCCGGACCGGCTCGCTCGGGTGGGCATCGTCGTCCTGGTTGTACATCGGCAGGTCGTCGATGCGCGACGGCTCGAAGCTGAAACCCGGCGCGCCCATGCCTGCCAGCGCGAGCGCCAGCTGGTGGTTGTACGACTCACGGCGCAGGCTGCCGACGAAAACGGCGATGCGGAAGCTGTCCATGGAGACCCCCCTTGGTGGCCGCCCCATTATTCGCGCCGGCACCGCAGCCGTGCGCTCAGCAAGCAACTGAATTCGGTTGGGGCTGCGCTCAGAAGGCCCGCTCACCGCGGCACCAGGCGCCGCGCACCACCGGCATGCCGCCGACCTCGCGCACGCGGATGAAGTCGGCGCGGCGGCCGGGGGCGATCTCTCCACGGTCCGGCAGACCCAGTGCCTGGGCAGGGTTGAGGCTGACGGTGGCCACCGCGCGCGGCGGCGTCCAGCCCAGCTGGTCGCGCAGCAGGAAGGCCGACTGCAGCAGGCTGGACGGCACGTAGTC is from Ramlibacter tataouinensis TTB310 and encodes:
- a CDS encoding branched-chain amino acid ABC transporter permease; this translates as MSAAKSHLEILPRGLQVALLLGLLALAAFPFFGTDFYASMVARMMILAIFAMSLDLLQGVTGLVSLGHAAFFGLAGYALAFLTPAGEPASLWWTLPAAVAAAGLAALVIGFFVVRTHGIYFIMVTMAFAQMVFYLFFDNKALGGSDGIYINFKPHAALFDLENRLVFYYFTLAVLVAVYLFLRRLLWSPFGRVLAGIRVNEHRMRAMGYGTFGYKLAAFTLAGALAGLAGYLWGAQTGFINPELMGFHMSAHAIMMVILGGMGNFAGAIVGAFAFEYLLHLFKDLPDIGAFRAGKHWQLWMGLFIVGVVLFAPRGLLGLAAGLLRRKEADHE
- a CDS encoding ABC transporter ATP-binding protein, with the translated sequence MSEVLLSARNLTKRFGGLAAVNEVSVDLWRGRIHAVIGPNGAGKSTLANLLSGDLAPTSGTITLGEANVTGWKPESVSKAGLGRSYQKTNIFLPFTVWENVRLAAQSRAPHPARWLRRATSFAATNERAQRALALAGLEHRKDAVAGTVSHGEQRQLEIAMTLATEPRVLLLDEPLAGMGTVEAERMVELLQRLKAEHAVMLVEHDMDAVFALADRLTVMVNGQVIASGTPAQIRADANVQAAYLGEEH
- a CDS encoding ABC transporter ATP-binding protein; the encoded protein is MSSAELLIDARGLNTYYGQSHILRGIDFQVGRGETIGLMGRNGMGKSTLLKSLMGLVRPRSGTVRIAGRDMAGCAPYEVAQRGIAYVPEGRGIFGNLSVVENLRMAARPGTRGQRDWTYERVLDTFPRLKERLGHGGQQLSGGEQQMLTIGRALMTNPDVLILDEATEGLAPLIAREIWRICGLIRETGISSVIVDKNWKQVTQVTDRNLILVKGEVVFSGTSAQLRAQPQLLEQHLGV
- a CDS encoding KTSC domain-containing protein, encoding MAEGFPFPEHGRRYYARTEGLSQGVRSLAYERDRQTLDIEFASRESYRYHGVEPEEFVALMTSGSLGIYVNQHIKPRHRCDKLGRAPRADA
- a CDS encoding NADPH-dependent FMN reductase — protein: MDSFRIAVFVGSLRRESYNHQLALALAGMGAPGFSFEPSRIDDLPMYNQDDDAHPSEPVRRLKDEIAHAQGLLFVTPEYNRSIPGVLKNALDHGSRPYGQSAWAGKPGGVIGISVGAIGTAVAQQHLRTVLAYLDVPTLGQPEGYLQHKPGFFAPDGGIGPDDTRQFLQGWMAEFCAFVRLHEGV